The following proteins are co-located in the Microbacterium immunditiarum genome:
- the leuD gene encoding 3-isopropylmalate dehydratase small subunit, with protein MEKFTTHTGVAAPLKRSAVDTDQIIPAVYLKRVTKTGFEDALFASWRQDPAFVLNQPVFSGASILVAGPDFGTGSSREHAVWALRDYGFKVVLSPRFADIFRGNAGKQGLLTGVVSDADLEALWAAIDAEPGIRMTVDLEARTASLGALTVPFEIDDYTRWRLLEGLDDIGLTLRNEDKIAQFEARREAWRPRTLPVP; from the coding sequence ATGGAGAAGTTCACGACCCACACCGGCGTCGCCGCACCGCTGAAGCGCTCCGCCGTCGACACCGACCAGATCATCCCGGCCGTCTACCTCAAGCGCGTCACCAAGACCGGGTTCGAGGACGCTCTGTTCGCGAGCTGGCGGCAGGACCCCGCCTTCGTGCTGAACCAGCCCGTGTTCTCGGGCGCGAGCATCCTCGTCGCGGGCCCCGACTTCGGCACCGGATCCAGCCGCGAGCACGCCGTGTGGGCGCTGCGCGACTACGGCTTCAAGGTCGTCCTGAGCCCGCGGTTCGCCGACATCTTCCGAGGCAACGCGGGCAAGCAGGGCCTTCTCACGGGGGTCGTCTCGGACGCGGATCTCGAGGCGCTGTGGGCGGCGATCGACGCCGAGCCCGGCATCCGCATGACCGTCGACCTCGAGGCCAGAACGGCCTCTCTCGGCGCGCTCACGGTTCCGTTCGAGATCGACGATTACACTAGGTGGCGGCTCCTCGAGGGTCTCGACGACATCGGGCTCACCCTGCGCAACGAAGACAAGATCGCGCAGTTCGAGGCGCGCCGCGAGGCATGGCGGCCGCGGACCCTCCCGGTTCCGTAA
- the leuC gene encoding 3-isopropylmalate dehydratase large subunit has product MSTPVPGIPDHPRTLAEKVWEDHLVVKGENGEPDLIYIDLHLVHEVTSPQAFDGLRAEGRPVRRLDLTIATEDHNTPTIDIDKPIADLTSRTQIETLRRNAAEFGVRLHSLGDREQGIVHVVGPQLGLTMPGITVVCGDSHTSTHGAFGAMAFGIGTSEVEHVLATQTLPLKPFKTMAITVEGELKPGVTAKDIILAVIAKIGTNGGQGYVLEYRGSAIRSLSMEGRMTICNMSIEAGARAGMVAPDETTFEYLKGRPHAPKGEDWDDAVAYWRTLPTDEGAVFDAEVFVDANELEPFVTWGTNPGQGVSLSSAVPSPDEFDDPNERAAAERALEYMDLTPGTPMKEIPVDAVFMGSCTNSRIEDLRAFASIVQGRRKADGVRVMVVPGSARVRLEAEAEGLDKIFEEFGAEWRFAGCSMCLGMNPDQLAPGERCASTSNRNFEGRQGKGGRTHLVSPLVAAATAVRGTLSSPNDLPALVGTEA; this is encoded by the coding sequence ATGAGCACCCCTGTCCCCGGCATCCCCGACCACCCGCGCACGCTCGCCGAGAAGGTGTGGGAAGACCACCTCGTCGTCAAGGGCGAGAACGGCGAGCCCGACCTCATCTACATCGACCTGCACCTCGTCCACGAGGTGACGAGTCCGCAGGCGTTCGACGGCCTGCGTGCCGAGGGCCGCCCCGTGCGGCGCCTGGATCTCACGATCGCGACCGAGGACCACAACACCCCGACGATCGACATCGACAAGCCGATCGCCGACCTCACGAGCCGCACGCAGATCGAGACGCTCCGGCGCAACGCCGCGGAGTTCGGCGTGCGCCTGCACTCGCTGGGCGACCGCGAGCAGGGCATCGTGCACGTCGTCGGCCCGCAGCTCGGCCTCACGATGCCGGGCATCACGGTCGTGTGCGGCGACAGCCACACCTCGACGCACGGCGCCTTCGGCGCGATGGCGTTCGGCATCGGCACGAGCGAGGTCGAGCACGTGCTCGCGACGCAGACGCTGCCGCTCAAGCCGTTCAAGACGATGGCGATCACCGTGGAGGGCGAGCTCAAGCCCGGTGTGACCGCGAAGGACATCATCCTCGCCGTCATCGCGAAGATCGGCACGAACGGCGGGCAGGGCTACGTGCTCGAGTACCGCGGCAGCGCCATCCGATCCCTCTCGATGGAGGGCCGCATGACGATCTGCAACATGTCGATCGAAGCCGGCGCGCGCGCGGGCATGGTAGCCCCCGACGAGACGACGTTCGAGTACTTGAAGGGTCGTCCGCACGCGCCGAAGGGTGAGGACTGGGACGACGCCGTCGCCTACTGGCGCACGCTCCCCACCGACGAGGGGGCGGTGTTCGACGCCGAGGTGTTCGTCGACGCGAACGAGCTCGAGCCGTTCGTCACGTGGGGCACCAACCCCGGACAGGGTGTGTCGCTTTCGAGCGCGGTGCCGTCGCCCGACGAGTTCGACGATCCCAATGAGCGTGCGGCTGCCGAGCGCGCCCTCGAGTACATGGATCTGACGCCCGGCACTCCGATGAAGGAGATCCCGGTCGACGCGGTCTTCATGGGGTCGTGCACCAACAGCCGCATCGAGGACCTGCGCGCGTTCGCGTCGATCGTCCAGGGCCGCAGGAAGGCCGACGGCGTGCGCGTCATGGTCGTGCCGGGTTCGGCCCGCGTGCGCCTCGAGGCCGAGGCGGAGGGGCTCGACAAGATCTTCGAGGAGTTCGGCGCCGAGTGGCGGTTCGCGGGGTGCTCGATGTGCCTCGGCATGAACCCCGACCAGCTGGCTCCGGGGGAGCGCTGCGCCTCGACCAGCAACCGCAACTTCGAGGGCCGGCAGGGCAAGGGCGGTCGCACGCACCTCGTCTCGCCGCTCGTGGCCGCCGCCACCGCCGTGCGAGGTACGCTGTCGAGTCCGAACGATCTGCCGGCCCTGGTCGGAACGGAGGCCTGA